A genomic region of Nostoc sp. UHCC 0702 contains the following coding sequences:
- the lipA gene encoding lipoyl synthase, whose protein sequence is MTSSQPAKLKSEITKMPHWLRRPIGKASELSTVQRIIKQRQIHTICEEGRCPNRGECYAQKTATFLLLGPICTRSCAFCQVDKGHAPMPIDPEEPQKVAEAVQLLGLRYVVLTSVARDDLPDQGAGQFVKTMETIRQLSPDTQIEVLTPDFWGGAGAGELGQRQRIEMIVKAKPACFNHNVETVRRLTGPVRRGAKYDRSLRVLAIVKELAPTIPTKSGLMLGHGETSSEVIETMQDLRAVGCDRLTIGQYMRPSLDHLPVQKYWTPEEFEQLGSLAWKIGFNHVRSGPLVRSSYHAGEEGVGSGE, encoded by the coding sequence ATGACTTCGTCACAACCAGCCAAACTCAAGTCAGAAATTACGAAAATGCCTCACTGGTTACGCCGCCCGATTGGCAAAGCCAGTGAACTTTCCACTGTACAACGCATTATTAAGCAACGCCAAATTCACACGATTTGCGAAGAGGGACGTTGCCCCAATAGAGGGGAGTGCTACGCCCAAAAAACTGCAACTTTCTTGCTATTAGGGCCAATCTGCACACGTTCTTGCGCTTTTTGTCAAGTAGATAAAGGTCATGCACCGATGCCTATTGACCCAGAGGAACCACAAAAGGTGGCAGAGGCGGTGCAACTTTTGGGATTGCGTTATGTGGTATTAACTTCGGTCGCCCGTGATGATTTGCCAGATCAGGGAGCAGGCCAGTTTGTCAAGACAATGGAGACTATCCGCCAGTTAAGCCCAGACACGCAAATTGAAGTGCTGACACCAGATTTCTGGGGTGGTGCAGGTGCTGGAGAGTTAGGTCAACGCCAGCGGATAGAGATGATTGTCAAAGCCAAGCCAGCTTGTTTCAATCACAATGTTGAGACAGTGCGAAGGTTAACTGGGCCAGTGCGGCGAGGAGCGAAGTACGATCGCTCCCTACGGGTACTAGCAATAGTCAAAGAACTCGCTCCTACCATACCCACAAAATCGGGTTTAATGCTGGGACACGGTGAAACTAGCTCCGAAGTAATCGAAACCATGCAGGATTTGAGGGCGGTGGGATGCGATCGCTTGACAATTGGTCAATATATGCGTCCCTCCCTTGACCATCTGCCAGTCCAAAAATACTGGACACCAGAGGAATTTGAGCAACTAGGCAGTTTAGCATGGAAAATAGGATTCAATCACGTCCGTTCCGGGCCTTTGGTTCGGAGTTCTTACCATGCAGGTGAAGAGGGAGTAGGGAGTGGGGAGTAG
- a CDS encoding photosystem I protein PsaX, producing the protein MTAKSKSSAVAETGAKPPYAFRTGWALLLLAINFLVAAYYFHIIE; encoded by the coding sequence ATGACTGCTAAAAGCAAGAGTTCCGCTGTTGCTGAAACTGGTGCTAAACCTCCCTATGCCTTTCGCACGGGTTGGGCATTGTTGTTGCTAGCTATCAACTTCCTGGTAGCGGCTTATTATTTCCACATCATTGAATAG
- a CDS encoding branched-chain amino acid ABC transporter permease, translating into MDVQLAQLIVNGIAVGSIIALAAVGLTLTYGILRLSNFAHGDFLTLGAYLTLLVNTVGVNIWLSMILAAVGTVAVMLLAEKLLWSRMRQIRATSTTLIIISIGLALFLRNGIIFIWGGRNQDYKLPVVPALDILGIKVRQNQLLVLALAVLAILALHYLLQNTKIGKAMRAVADDIDLARVSGINVEQVIIWTWVIAGTLTSLGGSMYGLITAVRPNMGWFLILPLFASVILGGIGNPYGAIVAALIIGIAQEVSTPWLGSQYKQGVALLIMILVLLIRPKGLFKGTI; encoded by the coding sequence ATGGATGTACAACTCGCTCAATTAATCGTTAATGGCATTGCTGTAGGTAGTATTATTGCTTTAGCAGCAGTAGGACTAACTCTCACCTACGGAATTCTACGGTTATCTAATTTCGCTCACGGCGATTTTCTGACTTTGGGAGCTTATTTGACTTTACTAGTCAATACTGTTGGCGTAAATATTTGGCTATCAATGATTTTGGCAGCAGTGGGGACAGTGGCGGTGATGCTATTGGCGGAAAAGTTGCTGTGGTCAAGGATGCGCCAGATCCGTGCGACTTCTACAACCTTGATTATTATCTCCATCGGACTTGCCTTATTCCTTCGCAATGGCATTATTTTTATTTGGGGTGGCAGAAATCAAGATTACAAATTACCTGTGGTGCCGGCTTTGGACATCTTGGGTATAAAAGTGCGCCAAAATCAATTGTTAGTCTTGGCCTTGGCAGTTTTAGCAATTTTGGCGCTGCACTACCTCTTGCAAAATACTAAAATCGGTAAAGCCATGCGAGCGGTTGCTGACGATATAGATTTAGCTAGGGTTTCTGGCATCAATGTCGAGCAAGTTATTATTTGGACTTGGGTAATTGCTGGCACACTCACATCCTTGGGTGGCAGTATGTACGGGTTAATTACAGCAGTGCGTCCGAACATGGGCTGGTTCTTGATTTTACCCTTGTTCGCCTCAGTTATTTTAGGAGGGATTGGCAACCCATACGGAGCGATCGTCGCAGCTTTGATTATTGGAATTGCCCAGGAAGTCAGTACCCCCTGGCTGGGTTCTCAGTACAAACAGGGTGTAGCACTGCTGATTATGATTTTGGTGCTGCTCATTCGTCCCAAAGGTTTATTCAAAGGTACGATTTGA
- the hrmK gene encoding hybrid histidine kinase/response regulator HrmK, producing MQQYSSLPEQNSQIDATPTPLIKIQQLRAQLWLERSLNQLQTSLNNCLLCASTTVLQARSPEAEICQTVVNELDSALNGDRVAIALFQPQETVAKICYVSHSASTAQSFPVEVIGKKTKKLRLKLQEVITLKDLQHIENQKPPSAWQLTDDSGGVMGWLIVATAFPKSDCEPFSALQAQLKPQLMTRAAKHCATALAQLRQIQSWQQHSQQLGSFNQELERSNQLKNQFLANTSHEIRTPLSSIIGFTHLLLAQGYDPTKERHQEYLKIIQSSGKHLLALINDILDLSKIEANQLEVQWENVNVPELCRNVLALVKEKAANKGLKLRLELDANVTTLFADPLRLKQMLLNLLFNALKFTSTGVVGLEVVAKGVFVHFVVWDTGIGISEEDQAQLFQPYFQISNVISRNEGTGLGLAVTRKLAEIHGGYVEVESEMNRGSRFTIILPFTPFLEAGEVGQDGGDGGVTASLYPLAITPSSSKEILLVEDDLPNGELMQTYLGKLGYDVTWVKTATEMWKVLTELEPAVILMDVNLPDGNGLNLVQQLRENQHYSKIPVIAQTAMAMKGDREICLAAGVNDYISKPIDLSLLTSLVAKYSRA from the coding sequence ATGCAGCAGTATTCAAGCTTACCAGAACAGAACTCACAAATAGATGCAACGCCAACACCTTTGATCAAAATCCAGCAACTTCGTGCCCAGTTGTGGTTGGAGCGCAGCCTCAACCAGTTGCAAACTAGCCTTAATAATTGCCTGCTTTGTGCTTCTACTACTGTCCTACAGGCAAGAAGCCCAGAAGCAGAAATTTGCCAAACTGTGGTCAACGAACTTGACAGTGCTTTGAATGGTGATCGGGTGGCGATCGCTCTGTTTCAACCACAAGAAACAGTGGCTAAAATTTGCTATGTTTCTCATTCTGCATCAACAGCACAATCTTTCCCTGTAGAGGTGATCGGCAAAAAAACCAAAAAGCTGCGGTTGAAATTGCAAGAGGTGATAACACTCAAAGATTTGCAGCATATTGAAAACCAAAAACCCCCTAGTGCTTGGCAATTAACTGACGATTCTGGTGGCGTTATGGGGTGGCTAATTGTCGCCACAGCATTTCCTAAGTCTGATTGCGAACCCTTTAGTGCATTACAAGCTCAACTCAAACCGCAATTAATGACAAGAGCCGCTAAACACTGTGCTACCGCACTGGCACAATTAAGGCAAATACAATCTTGGCAGCAACACTCTCAACAGTTAGGTAGCTTTAATCAAGAATTGGAGCGCAGCAATCAACTGAAAAACCAGTTTCTGGCAAACACTAGTCACGAAATCCGCACACCGCTGAGTTCGATTATTGGTTTTACGCACCTGTTGTTAGCTCAAGGCTACGATCCAACCAAAGAACGCCACCAAGAGTATTTAAAGATTATTCAGTCTAGCGGCAAGCATTTATTAGCGCTAATCAACGATATTTTAGATTTGTCCAAAATTGAAGCCAATCAGCTAGAGGTGCAGTGGGAAAATGTAAATGTACCAGAGCTATGTCGGAATGTTTTAGCTCTGGTAAAAGAGAAAGCTGCTAATAAGGGTTTGAAACTGCGTCTGGAACTAGACGCCAATGTGACAACACTCTTTGCTGATCCCTTACGACTCAAGCAAATGCTGTTGAATTTGCTTTTCAACGCTCTCAAGTTTACTAGCACGGGTGTTGTGGGTTTAGAGGTAGTAGCCAAAGGTGTATTCGTACATTTTGTAGTTTGGGATACAGGTATTGGCATCTCTGAAGAAGATCAAGCTCAACTGTTTCAACCCTATTTCCAAATTTCCAATGTAATTAGTCGCAATGAAGGTACTGGTTTAGGGTTAGCGGTAACTCGCAAACTCGCTGAAATTCATGGTGGTTACGTGGAGGTGGAATCGGAAATGAATCGCGGTTCGCGTTTTACTATTATTCTTCCTTTTACACCTTTTTTGGAAGCGGGGGAAGTGGGGCAAGATGGGGGAGATGGAGGGGTGACAGCTTCTTTATATCCTCTGGCGATTACACCTAGTTCTTCAAAGGAGATTTTATTGGTGGAAGATGACTTACCCAATGGTGAATTGATGCAAACTTATTTAGGTAAATTGGGTTATGACGTAACTTGGGTCAAGACTGCTACCGAAATGTGGAAAGTTCTCACAGAACTAGAGCCAGCAGTCATTTTAATGGATGTCAATCTGCCAGATGGAAATGGACTTAACTTAGTACAGCAGTTGCGGGAAAATCAGCACTATAGCAAGATTCCGGTCATTGCTCAAACGGCAATGGCGATGAAAGGCGATCGCGAAATTTGTCTGGCTGCTGGAGTAAATGACTATATTTCTAAACCGATTGATTTATCACTGTTAACTAGTCTGGTGGCAAAGTATAGCAGGGCGTAG
- the larE gene encoding ATP-dependent sacrificial sulfur transferase LarE yields the protein MMLTEKLEQIKAIFTEMEQALIAYSGGVDSTLVAKIAYDVLGSRALAITAVSPSLLPEELEDAKIQAATIGIPHQIVQTHEMDNPNYTSNPVNRCYFCKSELHDTLKPLALQLGYPFVVDGVNADDLHDYRPGIQAAKERGARSPLAEVLITKAEVRQLSQQLGLPWWDKPAQPCLSSRFPYGEEITVAKLQRVGRAEIYLRKLGWQNLRVRSEGDTARIELLPEQIKEFVLTTNLPSVVSAFQDFGFIYVTLDLEGYRSGKLNQVLNQQPLSVNP from the coding sequence ATGATGCTGACAGAAAAACTTGAGCAAATAAAAGCTATTTTTACAGAAATGGAGCAGGCGTTGATTGCCTACTCTGGGGGCGTGGATAGTACTTTGGTTGCCAAGATTGCTTATGATGTGTTGGGATCTCGCGCTTTGGCGATCACAGCTGTTTCTCCTTCACTGTTACCAGAAGAGTTGGAAGACGCCAAAATTCAAGCTGCAACTATCGGGATTCCTCATCAAATTGTCCAGACTCACGAAATGGACAATCCTAATTACACTTCTAACCCTGTTAACCGCTGCTATTTTTGTAAAAGTGAATTGCACGATACTCTCAAACCTTTAGCTTTGCAGTTGGGTTATCCTTTTGTGGTAGATGGGGTAAACGCTGATGATTTGCATGATTATCGTCCAGGAATTCAAGCAGCTAAAGAAAGAGGTGCGCGATCGCCTTTGGCAGAGGTCTTGATCACAAAAGCTGAAGTCCGTCAACTTTCACAACAACTAGGATTACCTTGGTGGGATAAACCCGCCCAACCTTGTCTGAGTTCTCGCTTTCCCTATGGTGAAGAAATTACTGTAGCCAAGTTGCAACGAGTCGGTAGGGCAGAAATTTATTTGCGAAAGCTAGGTTGGCAGAATTTGCGTGTGCGCTCTGAAGGAGACACAGCACGCATTGAATTATTACCAGAACAAATTAAAGAATTTGTTTTAACTACAAATTTACCCTCAGTAGTTTCTGCATTTCAAGATTTTGGCTTTATCTACGTCACCTTAGATTTAGAAGGTTATCGCAGTGGTAAGTTGAATCAGGTTTTAAATCAACAACCGTTAAGCGTCAACCCCTAG
- a CDS encoding DUF4864 domain-containing protein has translation MLVIERQLEAFQKDDAQSAFAFASPGIQEQFCTPENFIQMVRNHYPAVYRPRSVLFEKITSIQGNITQSVLLLSPHGVPLRALYFMEKQPDDTWKINGCFLVSVKAEII, from the coding sequence ATACTTGTAATTGAACGTCAATTAGAAGCCTTTCAAAAAGATGATGCTCAAAGTGCTTTTGCCTTTGCCAGTCCTGGAATTCAGGAACAATTTTGCACTCCAGAAAATTTTATACAGATGGTGAGGAACCACTACCCCGCTGTGTATCGTCCTCGGTCTGTGTTATTTGAGAAAATAACAAGTATTCAGGGTAACATAACTCAGTCCGTGCTACTACTTAGCCCTCATGGGGTTCCCTTGAGAGCTTTATATTTCATGGAAAAACAGCCAGATGATACCTGGAAGATTAACGGTTGTTTTTTGGTGTCTGTGAAAGCAGAAATTATTTAA
- the tnpA gene encoding IS200/IS605 family transposase — protein MPGKYRHKTTSVTLINYHFVWIPKRRKKVLVGNVAIRLEELLYEKTKELECEILALEIIEDHVHLFVSCPPTLAPDQIMFRLKGYTSRILRQEFPHLLRLPSMWTRSYFCGTAGDASSETIKKYIANQKTR, from the coding sequence ATGCCAGGAAAATACAGGCACAAGACAACATCAGTCACTCTGATTAATTACCATTTCGTGTGGATACCAAAAAGACGCAAAAAAGTATTAGTTGGAAATGTCGCTATCAGGCTTGAGGAATTGCTTTATGAAAAAACAAAAGAGCTAGAGTGTGAGATTCTAGCTCTTGAAATTATCGAAGACCATGTACATCTTTTTGTTAGCTGTCCTCCGACCTTAGCTCCAGACCAAATTATGTTTAGATTGAAGGGATATACATCCAGGATACTAAGGCAAGAGTTTCCACATTTATTAAGATTGCCCTCAATGTGGACAAGAAGTTATTTTTGTGGAACGGCTGGGGATGCTTCAAGTGAGACAATCAAAAAGTATATTGCTAATCAAAAAACTCGCTAA
- a CDS encoding transposase codes for MLVLEAKLKGKQSQYHLIDEALRTALFIRNKALRHWMDNRDIGKNELQKLCAVLAKEFDFADKLNSMARQASADRAWLAIKRFYDNCKAKKLGNQGFPKFKKRGHSVEYKTSGWKLSLDKKYISFSDGFNIGRLKLIGTRDLSFYSIKQIKRVRIVKRADGYFCQFCVDVERTEQHQHNGKQVGIDVGLEFLYTDSDGKTVENPRLLRKSQKSLKRKQRKASKCKKGSYNRRKAVKKLAKKHLKVSRQRKDFAVKTARTLVQSNDLVVYEDLQVRNMVKNHHLAKSISDASWSLFTDWVDYYAKVFGTWAIAVAPHYTSQDCSVCGTRIKKSLSTRTHKCHSCGTVMHRDHNAAKQILAKGIKNTGGHPEINASGQNNLYLGGETPLDKLTG; via the coding sequence ATGCTGGTCTTAGAAGCTAAGTTAAAAGGTAAACAAAGTCAGTACCATTTAATAGATGAAGCTCTTAGAACTGCTTTATTTATCCGCAACAAAGCTCTCAGACATTGGATGGACAATAGAGATATTGGCAAGAACGAACTGCAAAAACTTTGTGCTGTTTTAGCTAAAGAGTTTGATTTTGCAGACAAACTTAACTCTATGGCTCGTCAAGCTTCTGCTGATAGGGCATGGCTTGCAATTAAACGTTTTTACGATAATTGCAAAGCTAAGAAACTGGGCAATCAGGGATTTCCTAAATTTAAAAAACGTGGACATTCTGTAGAGTACAAAACGTCAGGATGGAAACTTTCTCTTGACAAAAAATACATTTCATTTAGTGATGGGTTTAATATCGGTAGGCTGAAATTAATTGGTACTCGTGACTTAAGTTTCTACTCTATCAAACAGATTAAGCGAGTCAGAATAGTTAAACGTGCTGACGGTTATTTTTGTCAATTTTGTGTTGATGTTGAACGCACAGAACAGCATCAACACAATGGTAAACAAGTAGGAATTGATGTAGGACTCGAATTTTTATACACTGATTCTGATGGTAAGACAGTTGAAAATCCCAGGCTATTACGTAAGTCTCAGAAGTCTTTGAAACGCAAACAGCGCAAAGCTTCTAAATGTAAAAAAGGTTCTTATAATCGCCGCAAAGCTGTTAAAAAACTAGCTAAAAAGCACCTCAAGGTAAGTAGACAGAGGAAAGATTTTGCTGTTAAGACCGCGAGAACTCTAGTCCAGTCAAACGACTTGGTAGTTTATGAGGACTTGCAGGTGCGAAATATGGTTAAGAACCATCATTTAGCTAAATCTATCAGTGACGCTTCCTGGTCATTGTTCACTGATTGGGTGGACTACTATGCCAAAGTTTTTGGCACTTGGGCAATAGCAGTTGCACCTCACTACACATCTCAAGATTGCTCTGTTTGTGGAACACGAATAAAAAAATCTTTGTCCACTCGCACCCACAAATGCCATTCTTGCGGAACAGTGATGCACCGCGACCACAACGCAGCTAAACAAATATTAGCCAAGGGGATTAAAAATACGGGAGGGCATCCCGAAATCAACGCTTCTGGACAGAACAACCTCTATCTAGGTGGGGAAACTCCTCTAGACAAGTTGACTGGTTGA
- a CDS encoding G-D-S-L family lipolytic protein: protein MREPYLLAASLLTGLVLPTSTLSQVPIMLPESSQFLSELKHNFQPTVGKTNIPSFDIYLAQFSSQMLPYSHRLQPTVGKKSIASLDTSLPQSNQVSTPPTEPLVNHTYQLATLTLTSGYQLYYQRLAALKTGQIYTHMYDHSVQSLSESGTKRQLTYEDWKNLLALEAKAITKIQGANNLSILVGDSLSMWFPTEKLPASKLWLNQGISGDTSGGILKRLAAFSATRPDTIYIMAGINDLRKGASDETILRNHRRIIRSLKHSHPKTKIIIQSILPTRLPTITNSRIRHINAQLALIAKQEGATYLNIYSWFLDYQGNLRLELTTDGLHLSPDGYDVWRSALEQMEFQLTQRGK, encoded by the coding sequence ATGAGGGAGCCTTATCTGTTGGCAGCAAGCTTGTTAACAGGATTAGTATTACCAACATCGACACTTTCACAAGTGCCGATTATGCTACCAGAAAGTTCTCAATTCCTGTCTGAATTAAAACACAATTTCCAGCCAACAGTCGGTAAAACAAATATTCCCAGCTTTGACATTTATTTAGCACAATTCAGTAGTCAGATGTTGCCATACTCACATAGATTGCAACCAACAGTAGGTAAGAAAAGCATCGCCAGCCTCGACACATCCTTACCACAAAGCAACCAGGTATCAACACCACCAACAGAACCATTAGTCAATCACACCTACCAACTAGCTACGCTTACACTGACATCTGGCTATCAACTTTATTACCAAAGATTAGCGGCGCTTAAAACAGGTCAGATTTATACACATATGTATGACCACAGCGTCCAGTCATTATCCGAGTCAGGCACAAAGCGTCAACTCACTTATGAAGATTGGAAAAATTTATTAGCTTTAGAAGCTAAAGCAATCACTAAAATTCAAGGTGCAAATAATTTGAGTATTTTAGTAGGTGATTCTTTGAGTATGTGGTTTCCTACAGAAAAATTGCCTGCTAGTAAATTATGGCTGAATCAAGGAATATCTGGAGATACTTCTGGAGGCATTTTAAAAAGATTGGCAGCTTTTTCGGCAACAAGACCAGATACAATTTACATTATGGCTGGGATTAACGACTTACGAAAAGGTGCTAGTGATGAAACTATTTTACGTAATCACCGCCGGATTATTCGCAGCCTCAAGCACAGTCATCCAAAAACAAAGATAATTATCCAATCAATTCTGCCTACTCGCCTACCAACAATAACTAATAGTCGTATTCGTCATATCAATGCACAACTTGCCCTAATTGCAAAACAAGAAGGAGCCACATATCTCAATATCTATAGTTGGTTTCTGGATTATCAAGGAAATTTGCGTTTAGAGTTAACTACAGATGGATTACATTTATCACCAGATGGGTATGATGTTTGGCGCTCAGCACTAGAGCAGATGGAATTTCAACTGACTCAGCGCGGGAAATGA
- a CDS encoding site-specific DNA-methyltransferase yields the protein MTDETEINHLTGLFSPYYTQNHGAVYLGDSLELIKFIDDNSINLILTSPPFALTRKKAYGNESAEKYVEWFLPFAYEFKRILKTDGSLVIDLGGAYLPGIPVRSIYQYELLVKLCKEVGFFLAQEFYHYNPARLPTPAEWVTIRRIRVKDSVNVVWWLSKTPTPKADNRKVLKPYSQSMKQLLKNGYTPKIRPSGHDISDKFQKDNQGAIPPNLLEIANTESNSVYLRRCKAAGIKTHPARFPQGFAEFFIKFLTDKDDIVLDPFAGSNTTGFVCETLQRRWISFEINEDYLAGSRYRFSQ from the coding sequence TTGACAGACGAAACTGAAATAAACCACCTAACTGGTCTTTTTAGCCCTTATTATACTCAAAATCACGGAGCAGTATATTTGGGTGATAGCCTAGAGCTAATTAAATTCATTGATGACAACAGTATTAATTTAATCTTGACATCACCCCCGTTTGCTCTCACCCGCAAAAAAGCATACGGCAATGAAAGTGCAGAAAAATATGTTGAGTGGTTTCTACCTTTTGCCTATGAATTTAAAAGAATATTAAAAACCGATGGCTCACTCGTTATAGACTTAGGCGGTGCTTATCTTCCTGGCATACCTGTGCGGAGTATTTACCAATACGAACTTTTAGTTAAATTATGTAAGGAAGTTGGTTTTTTTCTCGCTCAAGAATTCTATCACTACAATCCGGCTCGATTACCTACTCCCGCTGAGTGGGTGACAATCAGACGCATTCGAGTTAAAGATTCAGTAAACGTTGTTTGGTGGTTATCCAAAACACCAACTCCCAAAGCAGACAATCGAAAAGTTTTAAAGCCATATAGCCAAAGTATGAAGCAATTACTCAAAAATGGCTATACCCCTAAAATACGTCCGAGTGGACATGATATTTCTGATAAATTCCAAAAAGATAACCAAGGTGCAATTCCGCCGAATTTACTAGAAATTGCTAACACTGAATCAAATAGTGTTTATTTACGTCGTTGTAAAGCAGCAGGAATTAAAACCCATCCAGCACGTTTTCCTCAAGGGTTCGCTGAGTTCTTTATCAAATTCTTAACTGATAAAGATGATATCGTTTTAGATCCATTCGCAGGTTCTAATACAACTGGGTTTGTTTGTGAAACTTTACAACGGCGATGGATATCTTTTGAAATTAATGAAGATTATCTTGCGGGAAGCCGTTATCGCTTCAGTCAATAA
- the cynS gene encoding cyanase: MSIPEITQTLLAAKNAKGLSFADLEKILGRDEVWIAALFYRQATASESEAKLLVEALGLDASYIQELTASPVKGLGPIVPTDPLIYRFYEIMQVYGYPLKDVIQEKFGDGIMSAIDFTLDVEKEEDPKGDRVKIIMSGKFLPYKKW, encoded by the coding sequence GTGTCTATCCCCGAAATTACACAAACACTATTAGCAGCAAAAAACGCCAAAGGACTAAGCTTTGCAGATTTAGAAAAAATTCTCGGACGCGATGAAGTATGGATTGCGGCTTTATTCTACCGTCAAGCTACTGCTTCCGAGTCAGAGGCTAAGTTACTGGTTGAAGCATTAGGGTTAGATGCAAGCTATATTCAAGAGTTAACTGCATCGCCTGTAAAAGGATTGGGGCCAATTGTACCAACAGACCCACTAATTTATCGTTTTTATGAGATTATGCAAGTGTACGGGTATCCACTTAAAGACGTAATTCAAGAAAAGTTCGGCGATGGAATTATGAGCGCCATTGATTTTACTTTAGATGTGGAGAAAGAAGAAGACCCCAAAGGCGATCGCGTGAAAATTATTATGTCTGGCAAATTTCTACCCTACAAAAAATGGTAA
- a CDS encoding XisH family protein yields the protein MSARDAFHEVVKIALQKDGWLITHDPYPLQAGTFDLAIDLGAEKVIAAQREGRKIAVEIKSFLGPSKISEFYGALGQFIAYRSALNSQDPQRVLYLAVSSDIYERFFATSFILGLVVQNQLLLLIYDIDGEVIERWLPSMNTENI from the coding sequence TTGTCTGCTAGAGATGCCTTTCATGAAGTTGTTAAAATTGCTCTCCAAAAAGATGGTTGGCTAATTACACACGACCCCTACCCATTGCAAGCTGGTACATTTGACTTAGCTATTGACCTTGGTGCAGAAAAAGTAATTGCAGCCCAGAGGGAAGGACGGAAAATTGCTGTAGAAATTAAAAGCTTCCTTGGGCCATCAAAAATTTCAGAATTTTACGGAGCTTTAGGGCAATTTATAGCATATAGGTCTGCTTTAAACTCTCAAGACCCACAACGAGTTTTGTATTTAGCTGTATCCAGCGATATTTATGAGCGATTTTTTGCAACCTCGTTTATTCTTGGACTTGTAGTGCAAAACCAACTTCTTCTATTGATCTACGATATTGATGGGGAGGTAATTGAACGATGGCTACCGTCAATGAATACAGAGAACATATAA
- a CDS encoding XisI protein, with amino-acid sequence MATVNEYREHIKNLLNEHAKLVWDERIQAQTIFDTEHDHYQLVYVGWRNSKRVYGTVLHVDIINGKIWIQQDGTEVGIANELVQLGVPKQDIVLGFDPPKMRHYTDFAVG; translated from the coding sequence ATGGCTACCGTCAATGAATACAGAGAACATATAAAAAATTTGCTAAACGAACACGCTAAACTTGTGTGGGATGAACGTATCCAAGCCCAAACTATTTTTGATACTGAACATGACCACTACCAATTAGTCTATGTTGGTTGGCGCAATTCTAAGCGGGTATATGGTACAGTCCTTCACGTCGATATCATCAATGGCAAAATTTGGATTCAGCAGGATGGTACAGAAGTAGGTATTGCAAATGAATTAGTTCAATTGGGTGTTCCCAAGCAAGATATTGTTTTAGGTTTTGATCCACCAAAGATGCGACATTATACCGACTTTGCAGTGGGATAG
- a CDS encoding type II toxin-antitoxin system PemK/MazF family toxin: MSLQKGDIVLVPFPFTDLSGTKLRPGLVLWVDTMGDDITLCFISSQNISSLSPEEFILEPSDPDFTSTGLRVTSKVRVTRITTLERRLITRRIGKLGASQVQQLNTVILQALKLTS, encoded by the coding sequence ATGTCTCTCCAAAAAGGTGATATCGTCTTGGTTCCATTTCCGTTTACAGACTTGAGTGGAACAAAGCTACGCCCTGGTTTAGTTTTATGGGTAGATACTATGGGGGATGATATCACTTTATGTTTTATTTCATCTCAAAATATAAGTAGTTTGAGTCCAGAAGAGTTTATCTTAGAACCTTCAGATCCAGATTTTACTAGTACTGGATTACGAGTTACTTCTAAAGTTAGGGTAACTCGAATAACCACCCTAGAACGTAGACTCATCACTAGAAGGATAGGTAAATTAGGAGCAAGTCAAGTTCAACAGTTGAATACAGTAATACTTCAAGCCTTGAAACTGACATCATAA